TTTGAATTTGATCAGCTCTTAATGTTTGACCGTGTATAAGCACTGGACGACGATCTTCGTTACCGTGCTGCTTAGCGGCAATATTAATGGCATACACCAGTTGATCAATTGCTTTATCACCATTTGCATGGGTAATAATTTGCCAATTATTTTCAAAAGCATCCGATAAATATTTTGCCGCTTCATCGTTAGTTATTACTCCATAACCGGCATAATGTGCATTTTGTCCAAAAGGAGGAGCATGGTAAGGCTCTGACAACCATGCGGTCTTACCTTGTGGCGAACCATCTAATGTTAACTTTGCACCAGCAATTCTATATTTATTGGTATATTGCGCACTATTATATTGAGTTGTTAATGATTTACGGTTAACAATAATATCGGGATAAGAAACAACATCAATTAATAACTTATTGGCTTGTGAAGCTCTTGCCATGGTTGCACTTTCATCAGCCATGCTACGTCCATCTTGGGCTGTTGTATAACCGAATGAAGCATATGACAGCTGACCAGCAATAAATGATTTATCTTTTAGTTCTTGTGTCATTTTACCCAGAATAGGATAAAAACTATTGAAAAAAGCATTTTCTTCTAATACGCCATTAGGCGTTCCATCTGGGTTTCTGCGATAAACACCGCCTTGGGGATCTTTAGAAGCCGCAGTTAATCCTAATAACTCGATAGCTTTTGAGTTCATGGCCCCAAAATGGCCTGATTGATGTATTAATAAAATAGGAATTTCTGTACTTATTTTATCTAACACTTCAGCGCTCGGATGTGCTTTTTCTGCTAATTGCCCATCGTCATAACCTAATCCCATAATCCAACCTAATGAATTTATGACTTCTTGATTGTTTGAATCATTCGACCATGCTGTCATTATATCAACAATATCAGCATGGCTTTGCGCTCCGCCATCAGGTGCAGGTAATAAATTAGCTAAAAGACTTTGTAATCCGGTATTTACTACATGCCCATGGCCATCAATAAAACCAGGTAACATCGTTTTACCTTGTAAATTTACATGGTTAAGTGTGTTTTTTGTAAAGTTCAAAGCCTTAGATTTATCACCTGTAAAGACAATACGACCTTCACTTTCAACAACGGCTTCAACATAGTGTGGACTATCGCCTACCATTGTTAAAATATCGCCACCATAATAAATCGAACTAATTGATTGGCTAGTTTGTGTCTTTGGAAGTGTCTCTTTACTCTCATCTACAGAGCAAGAGAACATAAAAACAGCTAGAAATAAGGTATAAAATATCTTATTAATTTTTTGTGAAAGTTTCATTCGTGAATTCCTTTATTGTTTTTCCTATAAGGATATTTTTAAAAATATGCCTTACTTTATTTGTAAGCCTTCTAAATATTGCTGACTTAATCTTCTTACTCCTATAACTTCCCAAACTTTTTTTGCAT
The DNA window shown above is from Colwellia psychrerythraea 34H and carries:
- a CDS encoding amidohydrolase, with amino-acid sequence MKLSQKINKIFYTLFLAVFMFSCSVDESKETLPKTQTSQSISSIYYGGDILTMVGDSPHYVEAVVESEGRIVFTGDKSKALNFTKNTLNHVNLQGKTMLPGFIDGHGHVVNTGLQSLLANLLPAPDGGAQSHADIVDIMTAWSNDSNNQEVINSLGWIMGLGYDDGQLAEKAHPSAEVLDKISTEIPILLIHQSGHFGAMNSKAIELLGLTAASKDPQGGVYRRNPDGTPNGVLEENAFFNSFYPILGKMTQELKDKSFIAGQLSYASFGYTTAQDGRSMADESATMARASQANKLLIDVVSYPDIIVNRKSLTTQYNSAQYTNKYRIAGAKLTLDGSPQGKTAWLSEPYHAPPFGQNAHYAGYGVITNDEAAKYLSDAFENNWQIITHANGDKAIDQLVYAINIAAKQHGNEDRRPVLIHGQTLRADQIQSLVKLKIFPSLFPMHTFYWGDWHVESVLGHPRADFISPTKSVLEAGLKFTSHHDSPVTKPSSLRVLDATVNRTTRSGVILGPSERVSPYIALKALTDWAAYQHFEEKNKGTITVGKQADFVILDKNPLKIEKVNLGKLKILQTISYGETVYQSE